The Anastrepha ludens isolate Willacy chromosome 2, idAnaLude1.1, whole genome shotgun sequence DNA window AAATGCATGTGAATTGTGCGACACAAagcttgtgtgcgtgtgtatgtgatGATGCATGAGAGTGTGCGAATGGGAGCGCGGCATAATTACATGAGTGTATGCACATGTGGCAGGCAGtattcacatatatgtatgtacatatgtatgcacatacgtaCGCATGTTTGCATGCCTGTGGCTATGTATATGTgcgctttgttttttgtttttccatttctAACACATTTGTGGTGAGTTACACTTAGCAAAATTTCGGTTAGATACGCATTTGAAAAGAGTCTCAATGGTAttgacaaaaattaataaaatggtgAGCTTAGGTGGGTATTTtgttatttgaggttatgtacatgtgtgtggTTATGTACGGATGATAAATGTCATTGAATAATGAGTAATTATTTGTTGTGGTGTGAGAGGATAAAATGGTATATTATCTACATGGACGGctacttaatttaaataatgatataaattcatatgtaattaaagtaaaactaaaaaaagatatttgaaaaatttaaatataattgggTATAGGTATCCGAGtttagcgatttttttttcttttttttttgtttgtattgaaTAATATCTTACTCAATCAGATGTATTCTATTTGAGCACTCCCATTCGTGCTACTCTGGTTTTTATTCGCAAATTAACCTCCCTCCCTACCGcttatttgcatatttcatagaaaatttcatcatttcccacatttccccacacattttgtagttgtttataacaattcatTACAGTTGCACCGATTTATACATTAGCCAATTGGGTATTTAGCCAATATTGAAGCCAATTGGATTTTTATATTTCACAAGCCAATTAAAATGGGTCGCAATTGCGATCTCGCTACGAGTATTTATGCGAATTGTAGTggaatttattatataatatgcaaaaattagcactgtaaacacacaaaaaaaaaatttattataaattcaaaGTTCAGCTTTAGATTTATCATGAAATGAAGTCATTCATATAAtttattactatattttttttattattatatatattttttaagtattgcgattttttaattcatttgctGAGTTTTCAGTTTTGCACCAATAATCAAGGTATTATGCGCAACAGTCTAAAAATCTCGTTAGCCAGATACGTTATAGACAAGTGGCATCACCATTCCATACTAGTGATTCCCTTACGACAACGCAGCACATTTTTTCATAGCCATTAATTctgcatataattttttcatattgaaCAACGGGTGTATGTTTCTTGGCCGACTGCAAACGAGAGCTGTGAAAGTTGAAAAGCTAAGTCAacttaaaatttctttgaaactttgcttTTGTGCATTTTAAAGGATTCTTTACTCTTTAGAGGTCAAATAAATTAACTActagtaaaatatttgtttcaatttaggCTTCGACGATTCCGTTCagccatttttgatgttaaagatgcaACTCGTACAGGCAGGCCCgtcgtcgaaaatgtcgataaaactATAGAATTGATCGAATTTGATCGGGATGTTGGCAGTCGGAGGAGCTAAAGTTCGACCATTTCGGCAGTGTTAACCCCTTTGCGCAAAGCTGGATTCAAAAAAGGAGGAGCATAATAATGGATTTACTTTTCACAAAACTAATATTTGGTATAAAGAGGTTATGTATACGAACTTTTGACCGGTATTCGAGCTTGTGAAGCGCATTCTTCACTTAAAATCACACCCACTGATACCAGCAGTCTTGAGTTTAAGCGGAAAATAACTCTTGTTCCCTGGAGTTTATTTTTTGGCTTCGTAGGCAATTAAAAAGCAGAGGCCTCTGCCGTCGAACAAACATCATACCGTGGAAAAAAGCTGATTGCTAATTCAAGTGTTTTAGGAGTGACCAATACCGATggaagcggccgccgtagccgaatggttggtgcgttgACGacacagagagaatgtaggtccgaatctcggtgaaacactaaattcagaaaaacatttttctaatagcggtcgcccctcggcaggcaatggcatacctccgagtgtatttctggcatgaaaaagctccttatacaaatatccgccgttcggagtcggcttgaaactgtaggtccctccatttgtggaacaacatcaagacgcacaccactaataggaggaggagctcggccaaacacccaaaaagggtgtacgcgccaattatatatatatatatataataccgATGGAAGGTTTGAAGTTGGAAGGTTTTGATGGTTGAAGTTCAGACTAAATTTTTATCGTTTCGAATTACTGCAGAGACCTGAACCATTCACGAACATCTTCTGCTTCCTCAAAGCTAAATTTGTTATTTCAAGGAGTCTCATTTACAACTCACTCTCAATATTTATCACTAGttacatatctataacggaataattttttattgccaaCTCTGATTGCTGCGATAGACAAGAACTTCTGCTTGGTGTATTTCAGATTAAATTGTttagattttataattttgcgcTAAACCCAGGCCTGGCGTATCAACAGACGATCTATAATAGACTTTAGATCCCTTAAAACCCAAGAGGAGAACCTATTTTGTGAATTGTCTGAACAGTAGgtcttaataaatattaaaaattgattcaGTTTCCCATAAAAAGTTATCACCAGCAGTCACAccgattataattttgtttttttatgttccCACGATAGTTGGTTCTACTTAACCgaaatgacccggatttatacccggccaagggctgtcacttcagcagcatcccCGTATATGCagggggaatatttatgctgcttcaacaacagcaaaaacactATAATTTTTAATCACCTTTGGCATCAACATCCAATAGAGAACTTGTGTTCATCGCTAAGGAGTTCTGAAATATGTTTTGAACTAAGGCTGTTTAATTTATTCTAGGAAAACTCACTTCATAGAACTGCTTCTAAAATATAAACCTTGCTGAAAGGTTTCTTAAAATGGTAATTAATGTCATAAGACaagcagtttttaatttttgatatttttcggttcgattttaaattattcattttatgaaattatttacgaaaattttcatgttattaatttttgttttttaaaagtttttgtgcttccaaaatttttaattcatattttgggattttcataatttactatttttaatttttattaaataattttatttatgaaatttcaattttatgaaattatttatgaaaattttcatgttacttttttttgcattattaaaaacgcgactaagatgcctggaagctccactgtttgagggtctggaggacgtctcaaaagcggagctcccagctctacttagattcgccaaaagcgctgacatcctacatggtgtctactttaggtattcatagaggtcggtctccatctggtatcgctagggaccattgccaaccaggctaacctaacctaacctatttttgttttataaaagttgTTGTGTTTCTaagtttttaattcataattttgagattttcataatttactattttatttttattttttattcaaagttttatttatgaaaattaaattttatgaatttatttacgaaaattttgtgcttccaaaatttttaattaatattttaattcatcatttgagattttcataatttgctatttttattttttattaaatcattttatttatgaaatttcaattttatgaaattatttatgaaaatttgcatgttactttttttgtttataatttttttaattaataattttgagattttcataatttactatttttatttttattaaatatttttatttatggaaaacacattttttgaagttatttacgaaaattttcatgttacttatttttattttataaaatttttggtgcttctaaatgttttaataaatattttaactcataattttcaaattttcataatttacaatcttttttttaatgctcttatttattacgaaattttaaaaaaatattgttttttcttttttttattttttcttcttattttttatttttcattaattttcattgttttaattttctaatgCAACTCGACGCAATTTTCGCTTAGCACTTTACATACACTTGTACACATATATTTTACCGTAGTCTCAAGTGCTTTCGTATTTTTCGTATTttgcatattatatatttaacaaaTTCCACCACAAACGCATATGCacttacgattttttttatacaaattaaattttagaaaaaaatttcattttgaatttaCCTGTTAATTTACCAAATTCGTCTAATATCTCCTCTTTGCCTTTCGACTTGGGTATGTTGCCTACAAATAGGCGCAGGTTCGGTACGCTAATGTTAATTTTTAGACACTTGCCAGGTTTTATTTCGTGATTATCGAGCTGTAGATGGggaatatgtatacaaatatttatatgtgtttttAGCGTTTGTTTAtgtcattgttgttttttttttgcagcagTTGTAGTAAATGTTAATGTTATGCAGTTGTAGTTGGTaggatttaataataataataaacaagatacaatttaataaacaataaataaataattaattaaaatggtaaaatcataaaaaatgacaaaaaatcaacaaaaatactGAGCACAAATGGTAGTACAATAAAGTTactatgtaataataaaaagaaaggataaattttaaataatgcaAATTGAACGATGATTTACCAGGAAAAGGGAAAAGATAATTAACGATTTGTGGTAAAAACGAATTTTTGGGAACGGCTTGGGggtcaataaaaaagtaaattttatgagGAAATTTAAAGAAGGACCATCAGGAAGGTggggtgaaaaaaaaaattttttttatttaaaatgtgaaatgtatgtttgtatggtaTATGTTTGTAAAGTGCTAAACGTACACGATTACCAGTTCTGTTCGATTTGTATAgctgaagaaatttttaatgtaagtgATTTGATGAGGGCGGAACGGGTACTTAACATTAGCcgaaaagtttgtttttgttttttgatacttTCGCTTATACGCTAATTCGCTTTTtcgtgtatttttttgttttttggttattttcaaAAGCCAACATTCATTTTTCGTTGCACGTATTTCGAGTCCAAAATGAGAGTAATTTCGCATTTGTTGATAGTTAAGGAAAATTCAAGGATGAGACAAACAAAgggatattaataataaatattttgttgttgttgttttgtttaataGGGGGCATGCTcgcaattgaaaaaataaaaccagaCAATTCTTTCCAGCTTCAAAATCAAtacaacatacataaataactcGTGGACGccgattacaaaaaaaatgattagagGACACTTTCGTTGCAAGTTCGAAGAATTTTGCGGAGATCGAAAATTAAGCACAGCACTACGAATACTACCCTAATAGAAAAGTATACAAGAAGAATATACAAAAGTTATACACAAGCTTAAGGAAATCAATTAGAGTTACAAAAAGTTTCGGTATGAAGAGCATTGAGAGGGTACGCAGTTGTTGCAAAGAGGAGAAATCGAAatactaaaacttaaaaaaaaattaggtattacaaatttgtcattttaatttagtattttcacTTTTAGAATTTGGAATTTgcattgattttaattttgaattttcttatttattctattcataaattaattttgaatttcgtTGCCGAGTATTGCAGCCTGAACTTATTTTATACCCCAAACTAAACGTACGacagtattttattatttatttaaaaatacattttgcttattttacaagaacatagcaaaaatatgtttatgaaaatagtataagaaattattttataaaaacaaaaacgaaacaaattatattttttaaactacgtTTAGGAAACAGTGGTTGGTAGGGGACAGGCAGCTAGACTACTTAAACGAAAGTGatggaaaatagttttttggaGCATTAGAGACTTCTTTTCAAATCGTTTTTCGTcgtaaatattttgctttgcattctagggctaaatttttatttttgtgtttattaaatttcagtAAATTCAAGGAGTTCGATTCGTTGATTTTTGTAGGTGGAAAATTTTGGTTTAGTTTTCGTTTGGTTGCATCCAATTCAATACGAGTATAGgtacgcaaaacaaaaaaaaaaaaaaaaaaacaaagaaaagagtTTACTAGACGAGACAGttaattgtttgtttgttttatttttttgtttttggttttttgttttctttttttgtaataagaaaCGGCATGCAAATGCAAGTAAAAAAACTACTACTCGGTATTGTAGAATTGAGAGAACAAAGATTCCAGTAAAACAGTACAACTTAAAAGTACAGTAAAGTACAGAGAGAACGCGAAAGCAGctacaaaaatagtaaaatacatACTTAAAAGTTACATAAATAGCTTACAATAAATATGTGTACTACTACATAATATTTATACAGTAATAATGATGATAATCAAATGATGgtatttagtttatttcaaaTTGAAACAGCGAGAGTCCCTAGCATGGACTCAATTAGCTAAAATCAGTCGTTCGAATTCTGTGGCCAGAAGGTGGTATCCGATTAAAATCAtccaaaatatagttttttcaactattgttgattttgttttgattttcttttgtttttgacttGAATTTTAATTCGTGTCGTTTTTGTCATGTGAATTTCGAAGCATAATTTTGTTTGCATTCAGCctaaaagaaatgtattttgTGCCTAAAATTATACTATTGAAAAGAAATTATAGTACAATCGATTAAAGCATTTTTGGTTTgtacttttaaaatataataaattagtaaataaatatataaatatttatatatgtatgtaaataaatttactgCTGGCTTTCACAAagctaaatatttgtatgtagaaGCTTTCATTTTCACAACTCTGACAAAGCGTTTGCaaaaaaagtgtgttttttGCTTTAACGAGTAtgcaatacatatttttctcaaaaatttataaatgaatttcaaactacCTGTCGTACGGCATTTGAAGCCGCTTCACGCGTCGTGAAGGttacaaatgcatatccacGATTTGTACCCGTCATCGGATCCATCATTAGTCTAAGGTCCCATATTGTACCGCACTCTTCGAATAACGGTATAATTTCATCCTCAAACATATCTTTTGGAATTTTCCCACAGAAAACTTCGCAGCCATTGCCGGGTGTTGGACCATCCCAATTAGGTGGTGGTCCGCCATATTTGCGTTGACCTGTGGCGCAACAAGAGAAAACGAAACAAACGTAGCATAACATGAGAcaattgcacaaaaaaaaatatataaaaattccagATTAATTCTAATGTATTATATTACCAGTGGTCACATCTAAGGAGTAGCCAGttctttcgagaatttttttgattttctcctCATCTGGTCCCTTCACTTGAACTGCGGTCGCTGGCGTTGGTACTCCCTGTTGGCTGGCACGGCTCTTTTGTCTATATGTTTTCATAACACCACACAAATACGCAGACTTATTTGATACATGTTCCAAATTTGATTCGAGGAACTGACTCAATACATTCAAGGCACCATCAACCGGAAACTCTTTGAGCGCGTCTAGTGCGCGCTCATCTAATTCGACATGCGCTAATTTACCTGTTTTGTAAATATCATCAAGTTTACCAGCAACCTGTGCGTAGAGAGAAGAGAGAGAAATGTGTGATTAAAATTTGAACGCAAGTAAGAACGTAAATGTAGAAGGATGAcgacttaaaataaataaataattagcgcttacaccctttttgggcgttTGACCGAGCgcttcctcctatttgcgatGTGCGTCtagattttgttccacaaatagaggggcctacagttttaaaccgactccgaagggcagatatctcttatgaggagctttttctcatggcagaaatgcattcgAAAGTTTGTCAAGGCCTACAGAGGGGCgactactattagaaaaaaaattttggaggaCGACTTAGCACTAGGAAACATAACCACGTAAAAATCGATTAAAAATTAGATCACTTAAGTGACTCCCGCTTAAGTAAATTTCGCTTAATTAAGTGAATATCACTCGCTTGTACTTCAAATGAAGCTTCAAGACTGAGGttgagtaaatatttcaaagttttttactCAAATCCCACCTGCGTTCTCTTAAGTGTTCTCACAAGTTTTTGATATCTGCCCAATAGTTGTCCAATACTTAATGTCTCTTGATCACTTTTACCATGCGAGCGATTTTTATTAAGCgcgatttttattattatttggaaaattatcgataaatatataaatatgctcCACGTTGTCTTGTTCAATTGAGAAAGTTTCTACAAGCTATTCGAATGTCtaattaaaatctttttaatCATCTCAGTGCTTCGGAACTTCCTTGAGGCTTAGTGAATACCCTTTTGacaatcattaaaaaatttctgacgaaacctaataaggtttattttattgaggaaaaatattacgacagttaaacttaaaattttgcttaaggtttagacaaaaaaaaaaaacttgaatagGAATGACATCAATTCCACTTGGGTTTATATCTTCGCTGGACAGTTTTACGTGtctcttttgattttattgtgaCTCATGCCCATTTAGAGCCTTTTTGAAACTTTGTATGTGATTTATAAGGGGTGCTTatgtttttcatatattttttaaatttttttatatttttagaattttgaaatatgatcaatttgtttgtttttaagccAAAttccaattaattaatttttttataacatattatatattttgataaatttttattaaatgtgatcaatttattttaactcaCTGTTTTTTCTAAGCCTTAttccaattaattaattttttcataattttttttttaattttttatgaaatatcatCAATGTATTAGAACTCAGTATTTAATCTAAGccatatttcaatttattatcttttttattatatattttactattattttttatgaaatatgatcaatttattttaactcaCTGTTTTAttccaattaattaatttttttattatatattttttgattagaagtttaaaataaatttttttattaaatatttttttactagaattttaaataattttttgttacatacttttttaatagaattttgaaatatgatcaatttattttaactcaCTGTTTTTTCGAAGCCTTATTccagttaattaattaatattttttataatttgtttttttaattttttttgaaatatcataAATGTATTAGAACTCTGCATTGAATCAATCATATTtcaattgataattttttttattatctattcttctattaatttttatgaaatatgatcaatttattttaactgaTTGTTTTTCCTAAGCCTTATTCCaattaattcattaattttttcataatattttttttttgtttaatatgatCCATTTATTAGAACTCAGTATAGAATCTAAGccatatttcaattaattaattttttttttattttaaattttttctgaattttttttattacaaaatttttttatgaattgttATGAAATATgatcaatttattttaacttactTTTTTATCTAAGCCATATTCCAAGAGTTTTGGGTAATCTTCCGTTCTTTCACCATCGCCGCGATCTTCTGATTTTTGATTGATGTCATCTACCAGTTCGCCATTGCCTTCCGCCATTtctgtaataaaaaacaaaataaacgtaaataaataaaagctataattacaaaaatttcttataaaaaacaattattataataatatatattaattacaataaatattgtTGACCTATTCAGCATCAAACTGCACAACATAAATTAGTGCTAAGCAGCAGCTCGGTCAAATATCtaacaattatataaatatatgtaaatatgtttgctcTTCAtggataacaaaaaatgtttgccaattCAGTATGtaagaaaaatctttattttctcagcaaaaaacttgtattaccaaaattaaaaacttctttcttgatttaatgcataaatacggaaaaatttaattgggcattgaattaaaaacttaaattttatattatgttttgttatttttgtaatatttgctTAGTTTggcatttgttttatatttaataaatttcattttcaatattgttattttaaagCAGGGCCCGGAATATACATTTTCTACTTGCAACCCCGTGTACTCAAAATCACAATTGTAATCGTCACATAAATTTGAGGTTATTGAACGGACTGCACATAATTCGCAACAAATAAACACTAGCGAACCAACCAGCATTGGTACGCATAAggagaataataaataaactcagCACGTGAACGCGTAAGGTTTGCAAATTTAAGCGGCAATATGTAAAagcaaatacagaaaaaaaacctTAGCGCCTACTTAGCGGTCGGTCCACAACATGTGAGAAAGACCGAGCAGCGTGGCTCAAATGCTTGATCAACCACTTGCCAATGTATGTACGCTGCCTGTAGAAAGTCTCCTCCAACAACAGTCCacttcatatccccactttgcACTCACTCTCCCTAACTACTAATTGATGATCGACGTTCGCGTAGCTACGCGTAAGCGTCAAGAGATTGCGGAAGCGCTAGTCAAATTTACCTTGAGGAAGGTTCAATGAACGCAAATTGGGTCGCCGTATGCTTGAACGCACATTTtgcgaaattaacaaaatttgcaaaattgccAACACTAAAAGCAACAATAATGAAGAGCGAAGCTAAATAGTTTCTA harbors:
- the LOC128855138 gene encoding heterogeneous nuclear ribonucleoprotein R isoform X13, translating into MAEGNGELVDDINQKSEDRGDGERTEDYPKLLEYGLDKKVAGKLDDIYKTGKLAHVELDERALDALKEFPVDGALNVLSQFLESNLEHVSNKSAYLCGVMKTYRQKSRASQQGVPTPATAVQVKGPDEEKIKKILERTGYSLDVTTGQRKYGGPPPNWDGPTPGNGCEVFCGKIPKDMFEDEIIPLFEECGTIWDLRLMMDPMTGTNRGYAFVTFTTREAASNAVRQLDNHEIKPGKCLKINISVPNLRLFVGNIPKSKGKEEILDEFGKLTAGLIEVIIYSSPDDKKKNRGFCFLEYESHKAASLAKRRLGTGRIKVWGCDIIVDWADPQEEPDEQTMSKVKVLYVRNLTQDVSEEKLKEQFEQYGKVERVKKIKDYAFVHFEDRDSAVIAMRGLNGKEIGASNIEVSLAKPPSDKKKKEEILRARERRMMQMMQGRPGLVGNLSPTHPNMMSLTAPMRLPGGPRIPLRAPIPRDYVVGKRKFDGGHQNPADIKRRYPSGLIGNGSWGSIPLPQQPLGTNGEQWYTDTFPTWS